A stretch of DNA from Candidatus Pseudomonas phytovorans:
AATGCATCGACATCGGCCAGCCCATTGATGCGCGCCGCGTACTCCAGGTCAGTGCCGCTCGGGTCTTGGTGGCGGTCACGGAAGCGCATCAGGGTTTCATGGGTCCAGGGGTCGTTGTACAGCACCGGGATCTCGATGATCCGCGTCTGCAACGAGCGCTCGGCCACTGCCTGGGCCTCGGCACCTTGCACCGCTTCAAGCAGCGCCTGCGGCGCAATACGGTCGGGGTCGAAGCGGATCTGGAACGAGGCATTGGCAAGGCACACGTCCAGCACGCCATCCAGTGCCAGCCGCTCCACGGCGCGGGTGACGGCCATGCCCTTGAAGAAGGCTTCCAGCGACATGCTTTCGCTGACTTCGGCAAACAGGTGCTCGTCGGCGCCGAAGCTGTAGCGGATCGGGGTTGTAGCAAGCGGTTCGGCCATGACTGTTCCTTTTCTTGGAATCTTTATAGAAAGGCAGGCGAAAACAAAATGCACGGGCTCCGGCTTGTACCTGCCGGATGCCTCACGGGCTCAGCGTGGTGCACGCACCACAATTCCGGCCGCATCCAGCGCCTTGCGGGTGGCCTCGACCAGGTCGAGTGCACCCGGGGTATCACTGTGCAGGCAGATGGAGTCGAATTCGATGGCCAGGTCCTGCCCCTCGACCGTGCGCACCACACCTTGCCGGCATGCCCGCAGCACACGTTCGGCCACTGCTTTGGGATCATGGCCCCGCACATTGCGGGTGAACACGATCGAGCCGCTCAGGTCGTACTCACGGTCGGCGTAGAACTCGCGCACCACCGGCTGGCCAAGTTCTTGGGCAATACGGCAGATCACCGAGCCCGGCATGCAGTACAGCAGCAGTTCCGGCTCGATTACCCGCAGGTTTTCCACCAGCAGGCGGGCAGCTTCTTCGTCACGCGCAAGGTGCATGTACAGCGCACCGTGCGGTTTGATGTGCTGCAAGCGCACCCCTTGGGCACGGGCAATTTCGCGCAGTGCGCCCAGTTGGTAGAGCATGTCGTCGACCAGTTCCTGAGCTGGCGCGTTGATGTGCCGGCGGCCGAAGCCGACCAGGTCACGGAAGCCCGGGTGCGCCCCCACGGCCACGCCCAGTGCCTTGGCCCGCTCGACGGTGCGGCGCATGGTGCCAGGGTCGCCGGCATGGAAACCCGTGGCGATGTTGGCCGTGCTTATGTAGCCCATCAGCTCGTGGTCGACACCGTCGCCAATTGTCCACGGACCAAACCCCTCACCCATGTCCGAGTTGAAATCCACCACCTGCATGACTGTCTCTCCTGGTGCTTGTGACTGCATGCAAGCCACGTTAGATTCTCCTTGCCCCCTTGGGAAGATCTATAAACAGATAGGGTGTCTTCTGAAAATCAGATACCCCAGGAGCCAATCGTGTCACTGACCCTGCGCCAGGTCCGTTACTTCGTCGCCACCGCCGAAATCGGCCAGATTTCCCAGGCTGCCATCCACCTGAATATCTCTCAGTCGGCAGTGACCACGGCAATCAAGGAGCTGGAAGCCATGCTTGGCGTGCTGCTGTTTCAGCGCTCGGCCCAGGGCATGAGCCTGACCGAGGCCGGCCGGCATTTTCTGAACCGCGCCTACGTGATCCTGCACAGTGTTGACGACGCGCTGAACAGCCCGCTGCCGAACGTGCGCGCCAGCGGCCTGCTGCGCCTGGCGGCAAGCTACACGGTGATTGGCTACTTCCTGCCACACCACCTGCAACGCCTTGAACACTGGCACCCGGATGTGAAACTGGAGCTGTACGAGCAGGAACGCAGCGCCATCGAGCAAGGTTTGCTGGAGGGGCGTTTCGACATGGCTGTAGTGCTGACGGCCAACCTCACCCACCCGGACATCGTCTCGGAAACACTGTTCAACTCCGAGCGCCGACTGTGGCTGCCCGGCCATCATCTGCTGTGCGAGCGCTCGTCGGTGAGCCTGGCCGATGTGGCCTGTGAACCGTTCATCCTGCTGACCGTGGACGAGGCCGAGCAAAGCGCCATGCGCTATTGGGAACAGGCCGGGCAACGGCCGAGCGTGCGGGTGCGGACCAGTTCGGTGGAGGCCGTGCGCAGCATGGTCGCCAATGGCAGTGGCGTGGCGATCCTGTCGGACCTGGTGCACCGGCCGTGGTCGCTGGAGGGCAAGCGGATCGAGACGGTGACTATCAGCGACCCGGTAACGCCGATGAGCGTGGGGCTGGCCTGGCACCGGGAGCGGGCGTTCAGCCCGGCGATGCAGGCCGTGCGCAATTACTTCCATGATGCGTTTCTGGCACCGCAGCAGTTGTCGGCGCGGCGCTGACTCTGCCTTTGCAGGTCCGGCCTCTTCGCGGGCACGCCCGCTCCCACCGGTAATCTAGAGGCCTCGAAGCCGTTGGTATACCTGTGGGAGCGGGCGGGCCCGCGAAGACGCCGGGCCTGTTGTCAGTGCTTCAGGCAGCTATCAATGCTCCAGCCATACAACCATTGAACGGCATCCTGGAACTGCGCCTGCGAACGCCCTTCCCACAGCTGGTTGCGCACCAGTCGTTCAACGCCCTTGGCGTGGTAAAGCCGCCCCATCTCCCGCGCCGACCACAGCACCCGTGCCGTACGGGGTATGCGGACCGACTCGTACAGGCGGAACGCCGCCTGCAGGTCATGCTCGCAGGCCTTCACCGCCTGCCCCAGCACCACGGCATCCTCAAGCGCCATGCACGCGCCCTGGGCCAGGTATTGGGTCATCGGGTGGGCAGCATCACCCAGCAGCGTTGCCCGCCCTTCGCCCCATTGCTCCACCGGGTCGCGGTCGGCGGTGGCCCAGCGGCGCCACGAAGTCGGCCGGTCGAGCATTTGCCGGGGCCGTGGGTGAATGCCCTCGAAATACGACAGCACCTCGTCCTTGCTGCCATCGCTCACGCCCCACTGCTCCTCGTTGCGGCTGTGGAAGGTCACCACCAGGTTGTACTGCTGGCCGCCACGCAGCGGGTAATGCACCAGGTGACAGCGCGGCCCGGCCCACAGCATCGGCGCGTTCACGCGCAGGTCTTCGGGCATGTTCTG
This window harbors:
- a CDS encoding 5-oxoprolinase subunit PxpA translates to MQVVDFNSDMGEGFGPWTIGDGVDHELMGYISTANIATGFHAGDPGTMRRTVERAKALGVAVGAHPGFRDLVGFGRRHINAPAQELVDDMLYQLGALREIARAQGVRLQHIKPHGALYMHLARDEEAARLLVENLRVIEPELLLYCMPGSVICRIAQELGQPVVREFYADREYDLSGSIVFTRNVRGHDPKAVAERVLRACRQGVVRTVEGQDLAIEFDSICLHSDTPGALDLVEATRKALDAAGIVVRAPR
- a CDS encoding LysR family transcriptional regulator, with the translated sequence MSLTLRQVRYFVATAEIGQISQAAIHLNISQSAVTTAIKELEAMLGVLLFQRSAQGMSLTEAGRHFLNRAYVILHSVDDALNSPLPNVRASGLLRLAASYTVIGYFLPHHLQRLEHWHPDVKLELYEQERSAIEQGLLEGRFDMAVVLTANLTHPDIVSETLFNSERRLWLPGHHLLCERSSVSLADVACEPFILLTVDEAEQSAMRYWEQAGQRPSVRVRTSSVEAVRSMVANGSGVAILSDLVHRPWSLEGKRIETVTISDPVTPMSVGLAWHRERAFSPAMQAVRNYFHDAFLAPQQLSARR
- a CDS encoding 3-hydroxybenzoate 6-monooxygenase, coding for MTAQQQKIIIVGGGIGGLAAAQALTAQGIQVLLLEQADHIGEIGAGIQLGPNAYAALDALGVGEAARSRSVFTDHLIMMDAIDAHEVGRIEVGEGFRQRFGNPYGVIHRADIHLSILEAVQQNPLIRFQTSTHVAGMEMDDHGVTLTDSKGNRYQADAVIGCDGVKSVIRERMVGDPARVTGHVVYRAVVDVQNMPEDLRVNAPMLWAGPRCHLVHYPLRGGQQYNLVVTFHSRNEEQWGVSDGSKDEVLSYFEGIHPRPRQMLDRPTSWRRWATADRDPVEQWGEGRATLLGDAAHPMTQYLAQGACMALEDAVVLGQAVKACEHDLQAAFRLYESVRIPRTARVLWSAREMGRLYHAKGVERLVRNQLWEGRSQAQFQDAVQWLYGWSIDSCLKH